In one window of Streptomyces sp. NBC_00193 DNA:
- a CDS encoding DedA family protein, which produces MWQLAESAAQVPPESTQQAIGLPTLFVLVALGALVPVIPTGALVSSAAVVAFHQDSLPFGLLLVFGVSSLAAFAGDMALYWLGRRGVRSRNGSRWLEALRRRATPERLAQAQRKLDENGVLVLVVSRLLPGGRIPVMLACLLAELPLRRFARGDGPACLAWAATYGLIGIVGGSLFAEPWKGVALAVALTVLISAAPALWRRIRPGG; this is translated from the coding sequence CTGTGGCAGCTCGCGGAGTCGGCCGCGCAGGTCCCGCCGGAATCCACCCAGCAGGCGATCGGCCTTCCGACCCTCTTCGTCCTGGTGGCGCTGGGCGCGCTCGTACCGGTGATTCCGACGGGCGCGCTGGTCAGCTCGGCGGCGGTGGTGGCGTTCCACCAGGACTCCCTCCCCTTCGGGCTGTTGCTGGTGTTCGGGGTGTCCTCGCTGGCCGCGTTCGCCGGGGACATGGCGCTGTACTGGCTGGGCCGGCGCGGGGTGCGGTCGCGCAACGGGTCGCGCTGGCTGGAGGCCCTGCGCCGGCGGGCGACCCCCGAACGCCTCGCCCAGGCGCAGCGCAAGCTCGACGAGAACGGCGTCCTGGTCCTCGTGGTCTCGCGCCTCCTCCCGGGCGGCCGCATCCCCGTGATGCTGGCCTGCCTGCTCGCGGAACTCCCCCTGCGCCGCTTCGCCCGCGGCGACGGCCCCGCCTGCCTGGCCTGGGCGGCGACCTACGGCCTGATCGGCATCGTGGGCGGCTCCCTCTTCGCGGAACCCTGGAAGGGCGTGGCCCTGGCGGTGGCCCTCACGGTCCTCATCAGCGCAGCCCCGGCACTGTGGCGCCGCATCCGCCCCGGCGGCTGA
- a CDS encoding MBL fold metallo-hydrolase yields the protein MRDQTEAPSASPAEAGPDAPPAAARAGGGGGVGVGGPAGAGAGAGVGVRHARPRPLGEHRLWPRSFADRLTTPLPGLRAFARLAREGAFRPGPEGLRGIPDLPYEPAPLPAVAAGAVSATWAGHASWVLRIGGLTVLTDPVWSRRILGTPARMTPVGVRWEELPPVDAVVISHNHYDHLDAPTLKRLPRTTPLFVPAGLARWCRRRGFTRVTELDWWESVELGGVRFEFVPAHHWSKRSLMDACRTLWGGWMLSAAGATGAVKKVYFAGDTGYGHWFGEIGRRHPGIDLALLPIGAYAPRWWLRDVHADPEEAVQACLDLGARRMAPMHWGTFVLSSEPVMEPVQRVRVAWARTGLPREHLWDLPVGASRAL from the coding sequence ATGAGGGATCAGACGGAGGCCCCCTCGGCTTCCCCGGCCGAGGCGGGCCCGGACGCGCCTCCGGCGGCGGCCCGGGCGGGTGGCGGTGGCGGTGTGGGCGTGGGTGGCCCTGCCGGTGCCGGTGCCGGTGCCGGTGTCGGCGTCCGGCATGCGCGGCCGCGGCCGCTGGGCGAACACCGGCTGTGGCCCCGCTCGTTCGCGGACCGGCTGACCACCCCGCTGCCGGGGCTGCGCGCGTTCGCCCGGCTCGCCCGCGAGGGCGCCTTCCGGCCCGGCCCCGAGGGGCTGCGCGGCATCCCGGACCTGCCGTACGAGCCCGCCCCGCTGCCCGCCGTCGCCGCCGGGGCGGTGTCCGCCACCTGGGCCGGGCACGCCAGCTGGGTCCTGCGGATCGGCGGACTGACCGTACTGACCGACCCCGTCTGGTCCCGGCGGATCCTCGGCACCCCCGCCCGGATGACCCCCGTCGGAGTGCGCTGGGAGGAACTGCCGCCGGTCGACGCCGTGGTGATCAGCCACAACCACTACGACCACCTCGACGCCCCCACCCTCAAACGGCTCCCGCGCACGACGCCGCTCTTCGTCCCGGCGGGGCTCGCGCGCTGGTGCCGGCGGCGGGGGTTCACCCGGGTCACCGAACTCGACTGGTGGGAGTCGGTCGAACTGGGCGGCGTACGGTTCGAGTTCGTACCGGCGCACCACTGGTCGAAGCGGTCGCTGATGGACGCGTGCCGGACGTTGTGGGGTGGCTGGATGCTCAGCGCCGCAGGGGCGACCGGGGCGGTGAAGAAGGTGTACTTCGCCGGTGACACGGGCTACGGGCACTGGTTCGGCGAGATCGGGCGGCGGCACCCCGGCATCGACCTCGCGCTGCTCCCGATCGGGGCGTACGCCCCGCGGTGGTGGCTGCGGGACGTCCATGCGGACCCGGAGGAGGCCGTGCAGGCCTGTCTGGACCTGGGGGCGCGGAGGATGGCTCCCATGCACTGGGGGACCTTCGTGCTGTCGTCGGAGCCGGTGATGGAGCCGGTGCAGCGGGTGCGGGTCGCGTGGGCCCGTACCGGGCTGCCCCGGGAGCACCTCTGGGACCTCCCGGTCGGGGCGTCCCGAGCGCTGTAG
- a CDS encoding aminotransferase class I/II-fold pyridoxal phosphate-dependent enzyme, producing MQRTTAEGRGQVRYGPPAPQPGLPVLPELTAVLAAAAWRSAPEPPGGGVPVRAAAARHWGRRGLPTDPDHVAAGPGAPALLLALLGAHGGDVMLPRPCPAWWTPQVRLLGRRAYHVPTPAECGGVPDPYALLETVRRVRAEGGDPRVLLLSVADDPTATVPPPELLLEACEAAASAGLFVVSDETWRDTVHRPAHGRLGGPAGGRLGGPADADGAGGQQGSHDRLVVLSPAEMLPDDTAVLMDLSGALLPAGWPAAVIRFPGTPRGTWLRARTLDVLTATGGFVAGPVAGAAAHALDEPAAVAGRAAAAAALHGAVARAAHRELLAAGALARPPQAGRHLYADLTPLRPGLARQGVGDAMELEDWLGGRLGAPTPGGQRFADEPVAPRVRLSTGPLLGATPEERLAALTATDPLALPHVRDSLARLRSVLAGLSD from the coding sequence ATCCAGCGCACGACGGCCGAGGGCCGGGGCCAGGTCCGCTACGGTCCGCCCGCACCCCAGCCCGGCCTGCCCGTGCTGCCCGAGCTCACGGCCGTCCTCGCGGCGGCCGCCTGGCGCTCGGCCCCCGAGCCGCCCGGCGGAGGAGTGCCCGTACGCGCCGCCGCGGCCCGGCACTGGGGGCGGCGCGGGCTCCCCACCGACCCCGACCACGTGGCCGCCGGACCCGGCGCGCCCGCCCTGCTGCTGGCGCTGCTCGGCGCGCACGGGGGCGACGTCATGCTGCCCCGGCCCTGTCCCGCCTGGTGGACGCCACAGGTCCGGCTGCTGGGACGGCGGGCCTACCACGTCCCCACCCCGGCCGAGTGCGGCGGCGTACCCGACCCGTACGCCCTGCTGGAGACCGTGCGCCGGGTCCGCGCCGAGGGCGGCGACCCGCGGGTGCTGCTGCTGTCCGTCGCCGACGACCCGACCGCGACCGTCCCGCCGCCCGAGCTGCTCCTCGAGGCCTGCGAGGCCGCCGCGTCCGCCGGGCTGTTCGTCGTCAGCGACGAGACCTGGCGCGACACCGTCCACCGGCCGGCCCACGGACGCCTCGGCGGGCCGGCTGGTGGACGCCTCGGCGGGCCGGCCGACGCGGACGGCGCCGGCGGACAACAGGGCTCCCACGACAGGCTCGTCGTGCTCAGCCCCGCCGAGATGCTGCCGGACGACACCGCGGTGCTCATGGACCTCTCCGGCGCCCTGCTGCCCGCGGGCTGGCCCGCCGCCGTCATCCGGTTCCCCGGCACCCCGCGCGGCACCTGGCTGCGGGCCCGGACCCTGGACGTGCTCACCGCCACCGGCGGGTTCGTCGCGGGCCCCGTCGCCGGTGCGGCCGCGCACGCCCTCGACGAGCCCGCCGCCGTCGCGGGCCGTGCCGCCGCGGCCGCCGCCCTGCACGGCGCGGTGGCCCGGGCCGCGCACCGGGAACTGCTCGCCGCCGGGGCGCTGGCCCGGCCCCCGCAGGCCGGCCGCCACCTCTACGCCGATCTGACGCCGCTGCGCCCGGGTCTCGCCCGCCAAGGGGTCGGCGACGCGATGGAACTGGAGGACTGGCTGGGCGGACGGCTCGGCGCGCCCACGCCCGGCGGGCAGCGGTTCGCGGACGAGCCCGTCGCCCCGCGGGTCCGGCTGTCGACCGGACCGCTGCTCGGCGCCACCCCGGAGGAGCGGCTCGCGGCGCTCACCGCGACCGACCCCCTCGCCCTGCCCCACGTACGGGACTCCCTGGCCCGGCTCCGGTCGGTCCTGGCCGGGCTGTCCGACTGA
- a CDS encoding TIGR03086 family metal-binding protein — translation MPDPLLERHAEALRLFGRYVHAVSDAQWDAPTPCSEWSVRDLVNHVTAEQLWIPPLVTDGRTVEDIGSTFNGDVLGADPAAAWDEASAAAHTAFEIPGALERTVRLSYGPALGSAYCSELTADCVIHTWDLARGIGADDRLPDGLVEFSIKEVMPYADGLAASGMYDAPLEVPAGANAQTRLLALVGRSG, via the coding sequence ATGCCGGACCCGCTGCTCGAACGGCACGCCGAGGCGCTGCGGCTCTTCGGCCGGTACGTCCACGCGGTCTCGGACGCGCAGTGGGACGCGCCGACGCCCTGTAGCGAATGGAGCGTGCGCGACCTGGTCAACCACGTCACCGCCGAACAGCTCTGGATACCGCCCCTGGTCACCGACGGCCGCACCGTCGAGGACATCGGCAGCACCTTCAACGGCGACGTCCTCGGCGCCGATCCGGCCGCCGCCTGGGACGAGGCCTCGGCCGCCGCGCACACCGCCTTCGAGATCCCGGGGGCCCTGGAGCGCACGGTCCGGCTCTCGTACGGGCCCGCGCTCGGGTCGGCGTACTGCTCGGAGCTGACCGCCGACTGCGTGATCCACACCTGGGACCTCGCGCGGGGCATCGGCGCCGACGACCGGCTGCCGGACGGCCTCGTCGAGTTCTCCATCAAGGAGGTCATGCCCTACGCCGACGGACTGGCCGCGAGCGGCATGTACGACGCTCCGCTGGAGGTGCCGGCCGGGGCGAACGCCCAGACCCGGCTGCTCGCCCTGGTGGGGAGGAGCGGCTGA
- a CDS encoding class I SAM-dependent methyltransferase, with protein MNATDATDAMNAANATETAHETAVYTHGHHESVLRSHRWRTAENSAAYLIGALRPGMAVLDVGCGPGTITADLAELVGPQGRVTAVDAARDVVDQAAAYAKERGLTGIEFATADVHALDFPDDSFDVVHAHQVLQHVGDPVQALREMRRVCRPGGIVAARDADYAAMTWYPATPGLEEWLDLYRRVARANGGEPDAGRRLRAWARAAGFTDVTCTATSWCYATEEEAAWWSSLWADRTTASAYAGIATEGGHATQAQLSAAAEAWHTWGAEPDAWFSVLHGEIICRA; from the coding sequence ATGAACGCCACGGACGCCACGGACGCCATGAACGCCGCGAACGCCACGGAGACCGCGCACGAGACCGCGGTCTACACCCACGGACACCACGAGTCGGTACTGCGCTCGCACCGCTGGCGCACCGCCGAGAACTCCGCCGCCTACCTGATCGGCGCACTGCGCCCGGGGATGGCCGTCCTGGACGTGGGCTGCGGCCCGGGCACGATCACGGCGGACCTGGCGGAGCTGGTGGGGCCGCAGGGCCGGGTCACCGCGGTGGACGCGGCGCGGGACGTGGTCGACCAGGCCGCCGCGTACGCGAAGGAACGGGGCCTGACCGGAATCGAGTTCGCCACGGCCGACGTCCATGCGCTGGACTTCCCCGACGACTCCTTCGACGTGGTCCACGCCCACCAGGTGCTGCAGCACGTGGGCGATCCGGTCCAGGCGCTGCGCGAGATGCGCCGGGTGTGCCGGCCGGGCGGGATCGTCGCGGCGCGGGACGCGGACTACGCGGCGATGACCTGGTACCCCGCGACTCCGGGGCTGGAGGAGTGGCTGGACCTGTACCGACGGGTGGCGCGCGCCAACGGCGGCGAGCCGGACGCCGGACGCCGCCTGCGCGCGTGGGCGCGGGCGGCCGGCTTCACGGACGTGACCTGTACGGCGACCTCGTGGTGCTACGCGACCGAGGAGGAGGCCGCCTGGTGGTCCTCGCTGTGGGCGGACCGTACGACGGCCTCGGCCTACGCCGGCATCGCGACCGAAGGCGGACACGCGACGCAGGCGCAGCTGTCGGCCGCCGCCGAGGCCTGGCACACCTGGGGCGCGGAGCCGGACGCCTGGTTCTCGGTGCTGCACGGCGAGATCATCTGCCGCGCCTGA
- a CDS encoding SGNH/GDSL hydrolase family protein, whose protein sequence is MESSEQRRPTRYVALGDSQSEGVGDGDDRTGLRGCADRLAELIAAHEPDVLYANLAVRGRLAAGVREGQLGPALALRPDLATVVAGVNDVLRPRFDADEVAGHLEAMFAALTAQGARVATVTFPDIAKLVPLAKGAAPRVTALNDRIRRAAERHGVAVADFARHEASTDPRMWSADRLHAAPSGHAMIAAGVAHALGLPGSDDGWTRPLPGPPPLAPAGLRGVAGELRWAVGFAGPWIGRRLRGRSSGDGRTAKRPELLPVGPAA, encoded by the coding sequence GTGGAGAGCAGTGAACAGCGACGGCCGACCCGGTACGTGGCTCTCGGCGACAGCCAGAGCGAGGGCGTGGGCGACGGGGACGACCGCACCGGGCTGCGCGGCTGCGCCGACCGGCTCGCCGAGCTGATCGCGGCGCACGAGCCCGATGTCCTCTACGCCAACCTGGCCGTCCGGGGCCGCCTGGCGGCAGGGGTCCGCGAGGGGCAGCTCGGGCCGGCCCTCGCGCTCCGCCCCGACCTGGCCACCGTGGTCGCCGGGGTCAACGACGTGCTGCGGCCCCGGTTCGACGCCGACGAGGTCGCCGGGCACCTGGAGGCGATGTTCGCCGCGCTCACCGCGCAGGGTGCCCGCGTCGCCACCGTCACCTTCCCCGACATCGCCAAGCTCGTCCCGCTCGCCAAGGGGGCGGCCCCGCGCGTCACCGCGCTGAACGACCGGATACGGCGGGCGGCGGAGCGGCACGGGGTGGCCGTCGCGGACTTCGCCCGCCACGAGGCCTCCACCGACCCGCGGATGTGGAGCGCGGACCGGCTGCACGCAGCGCCGTCCGGCCACGCGATGATCGCCGCCGGTGTCGCGCACGCCCTGGGGCTGCCCGGCAGCGACGACGGCTGGACCCGCCCGCTGCCCGGCCCGCCGCCCCTCGCTCCGGCAGGCCTGCGGGGCGTCGCCGGGGAGCTGCGGTGGGCCGTGGGCTTCGCCGGGCCCTGGATCGGGCGGCGGCTGCGCGGACGCTCCTCCGGGGACGGCCGCACGGCCAAGCGGCCCGAGCTGCTCCCCGTAGGCCCGGCGGCCTGA
- a CDS encoding PadR family transcriptional regulator — MALRHAVLAALLDEELSGYQLAKAFGTGVANFWHALPQQLYTELARLEREGFIAGREVVQDTRPNKRLFQVTDAGLAELERFTAAETKPCVIRDDLLVKVQAAEHVDTEALIAQLAERTAFATAKAELFEKLLGSMRGERTEEEFLRHGTRIGPYLTCLRGLEFERANRAWYERTTIILSERRASRGEQ, encoded by the coding sequence ATGGCTTTGCGCCACGCCGTACTGGCGGCGCTGCTCGACGAGGAGCTGAGCGGCTACCAGCTGGCCAAGGCGTTCGGCACGGGCGTGGCCAACTTCTGGCACGCCCTGCCCCAGCAGCTCTACACCGAGCTGGCCAGGCTGGAGCGGGAAGGCTTCATCGCGGGCCGCGAGGTGGTCCAGGACACCCGGCCGAACAAGCGGCTGTTCCAGGTCACCGACGCCGGACTGGCCGAGCTGGAGCGCTTCACCGCCGCCGAGACCAAGCCCTGCGTCATCCGCGACGACCTGCTCGTGAAGGTCCAGGCGGCCGAGCACGTCGACACGGAGGCGCTCATCGCGCAGCTCGCGGAGCGGACCGCCTTCGCGACGGCCAAGGCAGAGCTGTTCGAGAAGCTGCTGGGTTCGATGCGCGGCGAGCGCACGGAGGAGGAGTTCCTGCGCCACGGCACACGGATCGGCCCCTACCTCACCTGCCTGCGCGGCCTGGAGTTCGAGCGGGCCAACCGGGCCTGGTACGAGCGCACCACGATCATTCTGAGCGAGAGGCGGGCATCCCGTGGAGAGCAGTGA
- a CDS encoding nuclear transport factor 2 family protein → MSSATSTADRFRAAVAGHDLAALDALFTDDVRLNSPVKSKPFEGKPAVLALFRVLLRTFEGFHYVGHFDGSVQSAGVPFGAEGTEGPATVLPFRTTVGERQVHGIDMLHLTPEGLIDEITVMLRPQTAVVAVGEAVLAGLLTDGVVTG, encoded by the coding sequence ATGAGCAGCGCCACCAGCACGGCCGACCGTTTCCGCGCCGCCGTCGCCGGCCATGACCTCGCCGCGCTGGACGCGCTGTTCACCGACGACGTCCGGCTCAACAGCCCGGTGAAGTCGAAGCCGTTCGAGGGCAAGCCGGCGGTACTGGCCCTCTTCCGCGTGCTCCTGCGCACGTTCGAGGGCTTCCACTACGTCGGCCACTTCGACGGCAGCGTCCAGTCCGCCGGCGTCCCGTTCGGGGCGGAGGGAACGGAGGGACCGGCGACCGTGCTGCCGTTCCGGACCACCGTGGGCGAGCGGCAGGTGCACGGCATCGACATGCTGCACCTCACGCCCGAGGGCCTGATCGACGAGATCACCGTGATGCTCCGCCCCCAGACGGCCGTCGTGGCGGTCGGCGAGGCGGTCCTGGCCGGCCTGCTCACCGACGGCGTGGTGACCGGCTGA
- a CDS encoding thymidylate synthase, whose amino-acid sequence MADTQYEDLLKLVLTSGTAKADRTGTGTRSVFGHQLRYDLSQGFPLVTTKKVHLKSIVYELLWFLRGESNVGWLREHGVTIWDEWADENGDLGPVYGAQWRSWPTPDGQHIDQITEVLDTLRRDPDSRRMIVSAWNVSELSKMALAPCHAFFQFYVADGKLSCQLYQRSADLFLGVPFNIASYALLTHMVAQQAGLEPGDFIWTGGDCHIYDNHVEQVTEQISRTPFEFPELKLHQADSLFDYTYGDVKVAGYQHHPAIKAPVAV is encoded by the coding sequence GTGGCGGATACCCAGTACGAAGACCTGTTGAAGCTGGTGCTCACCTCCGGGACGGCCAAGGCCGACCGGACGGGCACCGGCACCCGGAGTGTCTTCGGGCACCAACTGCGTTACGACCTCTCGCAGGGGTTCCCCCTGGTCACCACCAAGAAGGTGCACCTCAAGTCGATCGTGTACGAGCTGCTGTGGTTCCTGCGCGGCGAGTCCAACGTCGGCTGGCTGCGGGAGCACGGCGTGACGATCTGGGACGAGTGGGCCGACGAGAACGGCGACCTCGGCCCGGTCTACGGCGCCCAGTGGCGCTCCTGGCCCACCCCGGACGGGCAGCACATCGACCAGATCACCGAGGTCCTGGACACGCTGCGCCGCGACCCGGACTCCCGCCGGATGATCGTCTCCGCCTGGAACGTCTCCGAGCTGTCCAAGATGGCGCTCGCGCCGTGCCACGCCTTCTTCCAGTTCTACGTGGCCGACGGCAAGCTCTCCTGCCAGCTGTACCAGCGCAGCGCGGACCTGTTCCTCGGCGTGCCGTTCAACATCGCCAGCTACGCCCTGCTCACCCACATGGTGGCCCAGCAGGCCGGACTGGAGCCGGGCGACTTCATCTGGACCGGCGGCGACTGCCACATCTACGACAACCACGTCGAGCAGGTCACCGAACAGATCTCGCGGACCCCGTTCGAGTTCCCCGAGCTGAAGCTGCACCAGGCCGACTCGCTCTTCGACTACACCTACGGCGACGTGAAGGTGGCCGGCTACCAGCACCACCCGGCCATCAAGGCTCCGGTCGCGGTATGA
- a CDS encoding dihydrofolate reductase translates to MSVGLIWAQSSDGVIGADNGIPWRLPEDMAHFKATTLGHPVVMGRKTWDSLPARFRPLSGRRNIVVTRDPAWAAEGAERAGSIDAALELAAAAQPDAAAPAAACWVIGGGEVYRAALAHAVMLSVTEVDTQVVGDTHAPELDPAWTVAEDGGWQSSVTGLRYRIRTYAR, encoded by the coding sequence ATGAGCGTCGGGCTGATCTGGGCGCAGAGCTCCGACGGCGTCATCGGCGCGGACAACGGGATTCCCTGGCGGCTGCCCGAGGACATGGCCCACTTCAAGGCCACCACCCTCGGGCATCCGGTGGTGATGGGCCGCAAGACCTGGGATTCGCTGCCGGCGCGGTTCCGTCCGCTGTCGGGACGGCGCAACATCGTGGTGACGCGTGATCCCGCATGGGCCGCGGAGGGCGCGGAGCGCGCCGGGTCCATCGACGCGGCCCTGGAGCTGGCCGCCGCCGCGCAGCCCGACGCGGCAGCCCCCGCCGCCGCGTGCTGGGTGATCGGCGGCGGGGAGGTCTACCGTGCCGCGCTGGCCCACGCCGTCATGCTCTCGGTGACCGAGGTGGACACGCAGGTGGTCGGCGACACCCACGCCCCGGAGCTGGACCCGGCGTGGACCGTCGCCGAGGACGGCGGCTGGCAGTCCTCGGTGACCGGCCTGCGCTACCGCATCCGCACCTACGCCCGCTAG
- a CDS encoding aldo/keto reductase, with protein sequence MQYTLFGKTGLRVSELSLGAMTMGDDLSWGADQESNARIVDAYADAGGNFIDTANIYGDGSSERILGKLLDGRRDEFVLATKYTCGTRDGDVNAAGNHRKNLVRSVEASMERLRTDHLDILWVHARDNFTPVEEVMRALDDLVRTGKVLYVGVSDWPAWEIAQANTLAELRGWSAFAGSQLRYNLLERTPERELLPQARAFDLAVLAWAPLAAGKLTGKYRRGEGGRLDSWGVKASPEEEEIISVVLEIAEQGGWTPAQVALAWLLGRPGNVVPIIAATKESQLVDNLGCLDVRLDADAIARLDEVSAVPLGFPHDFVREPSVVKTIYGDRWHAIEDRRSTYRRTATDVR encoded by the coding sequence GTGCAGTACACACTGTTCGGAAAGACCGGTCTGCGCGTGAGCGAGCTGAGCCTCGGCGCGATGACCATGGGCGACGACCTCAGCTGGGGCGCCGACCAGGAGAGCAACGCCCGGATCGTCGACGCGTACGCGGACGCGGGCGGCAACTTCATCGACACGGCGAACATCTACGGCGACGGCAGTTCGGAGCGGATCCTCGGCAAGCTGCTCGACGGGCGGCGCGACGAGTTCGTACTGGCCACCAAGTACACCTGCGGGACCCGTGACGGCGACGTCAATGCGGCGGGCAACCACCGCAAGAACCTGGTGCGTTCGGTGGAGGCCAGCATGGAGCGGCTGCGCACCGACCACCTCGACATCCTCTGGGTGCACGCACGCGACAACTTCACCCCGGTCGAGGAAGTGATGCGCGCGCTGGACGACCTCGTACGCACCGGCAAGGTGCTGTACGTGGGCGTCTCGGACTGGCCCGCCTGGGAGATCGCTCAGGCGAACACCCTCGCCGAGCTCCGCGGGTGGTCTGCGTTCGCCGGTTCGCAGCTGCGCTACAACCTGCTGGAGCGGACCCCGGAACGTGAACTCCTGCCCCAGGCCAGGGCGTTCGACCTCGCCGTGCTGGCCTGGGCACCGCTCGCCGCCGGCAAGCTCACCGGCAAGTACCGCCGGGGCGAGGGAGGACGGCTGGACTCCTGGGGCGTCAAGGCCTCCCCGGAGGAGGAAGAGATCATCAGCGTGGTCCTGGAGATCGCCGAGCAGGGCGGTTGGACCCCCGCCCAAGTGGCGCTGGCCTGGCTGCTGGGCCGCCCCGGAAACGTCGTTCCGATCATCGCGGCGACGAAGGAGAGCCAGCTCGTCGACAACCTCGGCTGCCTCGACGTCCGCCTCGACGCCGATGCGATCGCGCGCCTCGACGAGGTGAGCGCCGTACCGCTCGGCTTCCCGCACGACTTCGTCCGGGAACCGTCCGTGGTCAAGACCATCTACGGCGACCGCTGGCACGCGATCGAGGACCGGCGCAGCACCTATCGCCGTACGGCCACCGACGTGCGCTAG
- a CDS encoding IS481 family transposase: protein MPHRNAPLTETGRLRLARCVVEDGWPLRRAADRFQVSPTTAQRWADRYRANGEAGMSDRSSRPHHSPKRTPTRTERRIIKVRLARRWGPARIAHLLGLAPSTVHRVLTRYQLARLTHLDRATGRVIRRYEREKPGELVHVDIKKLGNIPDGGGHKALGRQAGRKKRPRLGYSYIHTAVDDHSRLAYSEILTNEKKETATAFWTRAQAFFAQAGITVERVLTDNGSCYKSHAWRDLLAAAGITHKRTRPYRPQTNGKVERLNRTLLEEWAYARPYQSEQERRDAFPKWLHTYNHHRGHTALAGKPPASRVPNLTGQYT from the coding sequence ATGCCCCACCGTAATGCACCCCTGACCGAGACCGGACGCCTGCGGCTGGCCCGCTGCGTGGTCGAGGACGGCTGGCCGCTGCGCCGGGCCGCCGACCGCTTCCAGGTCTCACCCACAACTGCCCAGCGGTGGGCCGATCGCTACCGTGCGAACGGCGAGGCGGGCATGAGCGACCGGTCCTCCCGCCCGCACCACAGCCCGAAGCGGACGCCCACCCGCACCGAACGGCGGATCATCAAGGTCCGCCTCGCCCGCCGGTGGGGGCCGGCCCGCATAGCGCACCTGCTCGGCCTGGCGCCGTCGACCGTGCACCGCGTTCTGACCCGCTACCAGCTGGCCCGCCTGACCCACCTCGACCGCGCGACGGGCCGCGTCATACGACGCTACGAACGCGAGAAGCCCGGCGAACTGGTCCACGTGGACATCAAGAAGCTCGGCAACATCCCCGACGGCGGCGGCCACAAAGCCCTCGGCCGCCAGGCCGGCCGCAAGAAGCGGCCCCGCCTGGGCTACAGCTACATCCACACCGCCGTCGACGACCACTCCCGCCTCGCCTACAGCGAGATCCTGACCAACGAGAAGAAGGAGACCGCCACCGCCTTCTGGACCCGGGCCCAGGCCTTCTTCGCCCAGGCCGGGATCACCGTCGAGCGGGTCCTGACCGACAACGGCTCCTGCTACAAGTCCCATGCCTGGCGGGACCTGCTGGCAGCGGCCGGGATCACCCACAAGCGAACCCGGCCCTACCGACCCCAGACGAACGGCAAGGTCGAACGCCTCAACCGCACCCTGCTGGAAGAGTGGGCCTACGCCCGCCCCTACCAGTCAGAACAGGAGCGACGCGATGCCTTCCCCAAGTGGCTGCACACCTACAATCACCACCGCGGACACACCGCGCTCGCAGGCAAACCACCCGCCAGCCGCGTCCCCAACCTCACTGGGCAATACACCTAG